CGCAGCAGCGGCTCGGACTCCCTGCTCAACTCAGCACCCCCGCAACCACGACGAGCACCAGCAGGGCGACCAGCGCGCCGGGAATGATCATTCGGCGATAACGCGGGTTCACCGCTTCAGTCTAGGCGCGAGCGGACGGCAACGCCCATCCACGCGAGGTCGCCCGCCTGCTGTAACACGTCGTTCGTAGGACTATCCGGTCGTTTGAATAGGGCGAGTAGTTCTACGAACGACGTGTTACAGCGGGCGCCGCCGGTCGGCCGGCCTCAGACCCGCGAGGCGAAGAGCTCGGCGAGGTGCATGGACGGCACGGAGGCGAGATCGTCGAGCTGCACCCGACACGACATCCCGTCGGCGAGCACGACCGCATCGGGACGAGACCGGACCGCCGGCAGCAGATTGGTCTCCGCGACCGCCACCGACACCTCGTAGTGCCCCTCCTCGACCCCGAAGTTGCCGGCCAGGCCACAGCACCCGGAGACCCGGTTGACCTTCGCCCCCGCCCGGGTCAGCAGCGCCTCGTCGGCGGCCCAACCGAGCACCGCGTGCTGGTGGCAGTGGGGCTGCGCGACGACCTCGACGCTGGTCAGGTCGGGCAGCGTCACGCGCCCCTCGTCGACGAGCCGGGTGACCAGCTCGGCGAAGGTGAGCATCCCGTCGCGTACGACCTCTGCCTCCGGCAGCGCCGAGAGCTCGACCGAGTCGGACCGCAGCGTCGCGGTGCACGAGGGCTCCAGGCCCACGACCGGCACACCGGAGGAGACATAGGGCGCCAGCGTACGGACGGTCTTCTCCATGATCGTGCGGGCGTCGTCGAGCTGGCCGGTCGTGATCCAGGTGAGTCCGCAGCAGGCCTTCTCGCCGATCACGCGCACGGTCAGGCCCTGCGACTCGAGCCACGCGATCGCGCCGTGACCCGACTGGGCGAAGAAGTGGTCGGTGAACGAGTCGGCCCAGATCCACACGTCGGGCGTCTCCGGAAGCCTTGCGGTCGCCGCCGACCGCTTCAGCGTCTTGGGTGCGAAGGTGGGGATGGAGCGCCGCTGGTCGATCCCGGCGGTCTTCTTGGCGATCTTCGCCAGCGGCGAGACCTTCAGCGACGCGTTGGCGAGACCCGTGAACGGCGCCGCCAGCCGCGCCCACTTCGGCAGCTGACCGAGCATCGCGTGCGACCGGGGCCGCCGCTCACCGAGCACGTCGTGCTTCTGGTGCAGCGCCTCCGACTTGTACGTCGCCATGTCGATGCCCGTGGGGCAGTCGGACGCACACCCCTTGCACGCCAGGCACAGGTCGAGCGCCTCGCTGACCTCGGGCGTGCCGAGCCCGCCGACGAGCGACCCGTCGAGCGCTTCCTGCAGCACCCGGGCGCGACCGCGGGTCGAGTCCTTCTCCTCACGCGTGGCGAGGTAGGAGGGGCACATGACCCCGGCGGGCTTGGGCGCGACACACTTGCCGACACCGGTGCACCGGTGCACGGCCGCACCCAGGTCGCCGGAGTCGTGGATCAGCCGCAGGCTGGTGCGTGGCGACGAGCGCGGCCGGGTCGGACGCAGGTCGTCGGTGATCGACGCCGGCCGCACGATGTTGCCGGGGTTGAGCAGGTCGTCGGGGTCACAGATGGCCTTGACCTGCTCGAAGAGGTCGATCGAGGTCTGGTCGTACATCAGCGGGAGCAGCTCGGAACGCACCCGCCCGTCACCGTGCTCACCCGAGAGCGAGCCGCCGTAGGTGACGAGCCGGGTCGCGCACGCGGTCATGAACTCGCGGAACACCTGCGCCGACTCGGGCGCGTCCGGCGCGAAGGGGAAGTCGATGCGGCAGTGCAGGCAGCCGTCGCCGAAGTGGCCGTAGGGATAACCGTGCAGGCCGAAGTCGGCGAGGATCTGCTCGAAGTCGCGCAGCCAGGCGCCGAGGTGCTCCGGCGGCACGGCGGCGTCCTCCCAGCCGGAGTGGGCAGGCGTCGGCAGCGAGACTCCCGCCAGCCCGGCACCGTCCTCGCGGATGCGCCACAGCGCGGCCGCCTCGGCCGGGTCGGTCACCACCCGGGAGTCGAGCGCGTTCGACGCAGCGGCGAGCTGTCTCACCAGGTCAGGAGCGTCCTGACCGGCCACCTCGACCATCAGCCAGCCGGCGCCTCGCGGAAGATCGGGCACTCCGCGACCCTTGGCACGCACCAGGTCTGCGATGCGGGCGTCCATCCCCTCGCACGCGATCAGCCGCCCCGGCGCCACCGCGAGGAGGGCGGGCACAGCATCGGCCGCTTCCGGCATCGTCGGGTAGCCCAGCACCAGCAGCAGCCGCCCAGGCGAGTCTTCGACGAGCCGCACCGTCGCCTCCAGCACCGTGGCCAGGGTGCCCTCGGAGCCGGCCAGGAACCTGTCGACCCGGCCACCCTTCTCCGGCAGCAGATGCTCCAGCGAGTAGCCCGAGACCTGCCGCCCGAAGCGCCCGAACTCCGTGCGCACGTGGCCGAGGTTGGCACCCACGAGCGCCTGCAACCGCTCCGCCGTCGCGCCGGCCGAGGTGCCATCGGCGTAGGTCGCCTGCTCGCCGTTGCCGAAGAGCACAGTCGATGCCTCGATGTTGTCGACGGTGCGCCCATAGCCGAGCGCACGGTTGCCACAGGCGTTGTTGCCGATCATCCCGCCGATGGTGCAGCGGGTGTGCGTCGACGGGTCGGGGCCGAACCGCAGCCCGTGCGGCGCCGCCGCCCGCTGCAGGTCGGCGTGGATGACGCCCGGGTCGATCCGTGCCGTCCGCGCTTCCGGGTCGATCTCGTAGATCGTACGCAGGTCGCGGGTGTCGACGACGATGCCCGGCCCGACCGCGTTGCCCGCGATCGAGGTGCCGGCACCGCGCATGGTCACCGGCGCGCCGACCGACCTGGCCACAGCGTGCACCCCGAGCAGCTCGTCACGAGACTGGGGTCGCACGACCACCGAGGGCACCACCCGGTAGAGGCTCGCGTCACTGGAGTAGAGCGCTTTCGCCAGGGGCGAGTCGTCGACCCGGCTGATCCCGTGGTTGCGCAGCTCATTGACCAGATCCGAGGCAGTCGCGTTCACCCGCTCATTCTCACAGACCGATCTGACCGATCCGACCACCGTCCGCGGTCACCAGCCGTAACGTGTGACCTGAAACCACACCCGTCTCAATCAACGATACGCGACTCTCATATAATGGGATGACCCGCGAGAGGCGGGCCCCACCCTCACCTCGGAGAATCACCATGTCCGCCACCGCCACACCGGCCAACCCACGCTCACGCGTGCTCGTCGCCAGCCTCATCGGCACGACGATCGAGTTCTACGACTTCTACGCCTACGCCACTGCCGCCGTCCTCGTCTTCCCGGCGCTCTTCTTCCCCGCCGGCGACCCGACCACGGCCCTGCTGGCGAGCTTCGCCGTCTTCGGTGCCGCGATGGTGGCCCGCCCGATCGGCGCGATCTTCTTCGGGCACCTCGGCGACCGCCTCGGCCGCAAGACGACCCTGGTGATCTCGCTGCTCACGATGGGCATCGCGACCTTCCTGATCGGCGCTCTCCCGACGTACCAGTCGGTCGGCTGGGTCGCCACCGCGCTGCTGGTGCTGATGCGGCTGGCCCAGGGCTTCGCGCTCGGCGGGGAGTGGAGCGGGGCCGCGCTGGTCGCGACCGAGAACGCGCCTGCGGGCAAGCGCGCCATCTTCGGCACCTTCCCGCAGCTCGGCGCACCGCTGGGCTTCATCATCTCCAACGGCCTGTTCCTCACCATCGCCGCGCTGCTCTCGGCCGAGGGTGCCGACCCGACGAAGCCGTCGCAGGCCTTCCTCGACTGGGGCTGGCGCGTGCCGTTCCTCTTCTCCGCGGTCATGGTCGCCGTCGGCCTGTGGGTGCGGCTGCGCCTGGTCGAGAGCGACGTGTTCACCAAGAGCCAGGACGCCGGCCTGGTGCGCAAGGTGCCGCTCGCCTCGGTCGTGCGCAACCAGGGCAAGCAGCTCGTGCTCGGCACGTTCTTCATGCTGGCGACCTACGTGCTCTTCTACCTGATGACCGCCTTCTCGCTCTCGTTCGGCACCGCCGCCAAGGACATCGCCGTGCCCGGCCTGGGCTACGGCTACACGACGTTCGTGCTGATGCTGATCTTCGGCGTGATCTTCTTCGGCATCTTCACCATGGTCTCCGGCCCGCTCGCCGAACGGTTCGGTCGACGCCGGCTGCTGATCGTCGTCACCCTCGCGATCATCGTCTTCGGTCTGCTCTGGGTGCCGCTGGTCGACGCCGGCACCCCTGGCGTGCTCCTCTGGCTGGTGCTCGGCTTCTCCCTGATGGGTCTCACCTTCGGTCCGATGGGTGCGCTGCTGCCCGAGCTGTTCCCGACCAGCGTGCGCTACACCGGCTCCGGCGTCTCCTACAACGTCGCCTCGATCCTCGGCGCCGCGGTCGCCCCGTTCATCGCGGTCGCGCTGTGGAAGCAGGCCGACGGGTCGCCGCTCCTGGTCGGTGTCTACCTCTCCGTGATGGCCGTGATCACCCTGGTCTCGCTGCTGATCGGCAAGGAGACCAGGGACGTCGTGCTCGAGGAGGCCTCGGAGAAGACGGCGGTCGGCGGCTGACCGTGAGGATCCTCTCCGCAGCAGACGTACGCAGCCTGTTCACGCCCCGCCTCGCGCTGGAGGCCCAGCGCGAGGCGTTCACCCGACTGGGCGCCGGCGAGGCGAGCCAGCCTCCCCGGCTGCTCGTGCCGGGGCCGGACTCGTCGGTCTCGTTCTGCTACTCCTCCCGGCTCGCTCCCGACGCACCGGCGGTCAGCAAGTTCGGCAGCGTCAACCCGGCCAACGCCGCCCGCGGCCTCGGCGCGGTGCACTCGGTCATCACGGTGCTCGATCCCGAGACCGGTGCACCGCGGGCGATCATCAACGGCGACAGCGTCACCGCACTGCGTACGTCGGCGGCGACCACCCTCGCGATGCAGCAGCTGGCGCCGGATGCTGCCCGGATCCTCGTCGTCGGCACCGGCGCCCAGGCACGGGCCCATCTGGACGCCTTCGCGGTCTCCCACCCTGGCGCTGCACGCACGGTCTGGGGGCGGCGTACGTCTGTGGCGACCGAGGTCGCCGACGACCACGGCGCCGCCGTGGCCGGCGAGCTCGAGGCGGCCGTCGGCGCTGCCGACGTCGTGGTGCTCTGCACGTCGTCGTTGACGCCGGTGATCGAGGACGCCTGGGTCACCGACGGCACGGTCGTCGCCAGCGTCGGCTCCTTCGCGCCCGACCGCGTCGAGCTGCCGCCGTCGCTGCTGGCGCGCTCCACAGTGGTGGTCGACTATCGCGCGTCCGCGCTCACCGACTCCGGCCCCGTGGTCGAGGCCCTGGCCTCAGGGTCGGTCGACCCGGACCGGATCACCGACCTCGGTGCGCTCCTGACCGGCACCGCCACCCTCGACCGCGGCACCGCTGACCCGGTCACCTACTTCTCCGTAGGCGTCGGCGTCCAGGACGCCGCCGCGGCAGCAGTGATCCTGGCCGCGGCCGAGCAGCACGGCGTCGGCACCCACGCCGACCTGGGCTAGGAGCGACGCCGCGGGCCCAGTGCGGACTTGCCGCACCCGTCACGCCTAGCTTGCGGCCTTCTTCTCGGCGTCGAGGGCGGCGGTGACCACGTCGAGGAGCGGCAGGCTCGCCAGCTCGTCGCGGCTCACCCAACGTACGGCGTCGGTGGTGCCGTCCTGCTCGACCACCCGCGGCTCGGCATCCTCGGGAACCGTCGCCGCGAAGATGAGGTGCACGCCGTGGAACTCCTCGTGGCGACCGCTGGGCGCGGTGCCGACGACGTTGACGTCGTGCACGTCGAGCAGCTTGCCGGTCGCGCAGGTGAGGCCACACTCCTCGGCGACCTCGCGCACCAGCGCCTCCCGCGGGTGCTCACCGAAGTCGAGCCCGCCGCCCGGGAGGGTCCACGAGCCCGCGTGATAGCCGCGCGGCGAGATGCGGGTCAGCAGGATCGCGTCGTCGGACGCCCGCGTGATGAACGCGTACGCCGCCAGCCGCTGCATCCGCGCCGGCCGGTGCATGTCGAGGGCATCGGTGACCAGCGGAGACGTCGGGATCTCACCGCTCGTCACGGCTGCGAGCGGGAGCCAGGCCGCCTCCGCGGTCGAGCCGTCGACCTCCATCGTCTGCGGCTCCGGGGCGTCGTGAGGCACCCAGCCGTCGTAGACGATGCGGATGGCATGGGAGTTGACCCGCCGGCCCAGCCGCCAGGCCTTGGCCTGGTGCACCGACTGCACCCGCGCCTCGGTGCCGACCTCGACCGGCACTCCGGCCTCTTCGTAGACCTCGCGCACCACCGCGTCACGCGGGTCCTCGCCGTGGTCGATCCCGCCGCCGGGCAGCGTCCAGCGCTCCTCGGGCGTCACCTTCTCCGAGAGCCGGCTGAGCAGGATCTCGGGCTCCTCGCCCGCGCCGGCGCGGATGATGACGGCATAGGCCCCCACCCGCTGCACCTGCGGAAGCTTGCGTCGCCGCCCGCCGCGGCCCCGATTGCGCCCGGCCATCAGCTGAACGGGGGACGGGAGTCGATGGCCAACGAACGGCGGCCGGCCCAGCGCCAGACCTTGGCGGCCCGGTCACGGTCGTCGTCGGTGACCAGGTTGCCCATCCACCGCAGCGCCAGCGTCATCAGCCAGTCGGAGCGCATCCCCGCAGGTCCGAGCGTGGAGACGAGCTTGGGTCGGGTGGCGATCTCGGCCAGGCGGCGGGCCACGGAGAACGCCTCGCCGTAGTGCTCACGCAGCGTCGCCGGCCATGCGGTGGCCAGGTCCTCACCGGCGACGATGGCGTCGGCGACCAGTCGCCCGGTCTCGAGGCCGTAGTCGATGCCTTCGCCGTTGAGCGGGTTGACGCATCCGGCGGCGTCACCGATCAGCGCCCAGTTGGCGCCCGCGACGCCCGAGACCGCGCCACCCATCGGCAGCAGCGCAGACTTCTCCGCGCGCAGCTCGCCCCGGAGGCCGAACTCGTCGCGGCACAACGAGGTGTAGTGCCTCATCAGGGGTTTGATCGCCACGTCAGCCGGTCGCTTGGAGGTGGCCAACGCGCCTGCACCGATGTTCACCTCCCCCGATCCCAGCGGGAAGATCCAGCCGTAGCCGGGCAGCGCCTGGCCGGACTCGTCACGCAGCTCGAGGTGGGAGGAGATCCACTCGTCGTCGGCCTGGTCGGAGTCGATGTAGGCCCGTCCCGCGACGCCGTAGACGGTGTCGCGATGCCACTCGCGACCGAGCACCTTGCCGAGCGGGGAGCGCACCCCGTCGGCCACGACGACCGACCGGCACGCGACCTCGACCCGCTCGTCGTCGCGGCCGGTCGCGAAGACCACTGCCGCGATCCTGTCGCCGTCACGGCGCACGTCGACAGCGCGCACGCCGTCGACGGCGGTCGCGCCCGACTTGATCGCCACGGTGCGCAGGTGGTCGTCG
The sequence above is drawn from the Nocardioides albertanoniae genome and encodes:
- a CDS encoding FAD-binding and (Fe-S)-binding domain-containing protein, giving the protein MNATASDLVNELRNHGISRVDDSPLAKALYSSDASLYRVVPSVVVRPQSRDELLGVHAVARSVGAPVTMRGAGTSIAGNAVGPGIVVDTRDLRTIYEIDPEARTARIDPGVIHADLQRAAAPHGLRFGPDPSTHTRCTIGGMIGNNACGNRALGYGRTVDNIEASTVLFGNGEQATYADGTSAGATAERLQALVGANLGHVRTEFGRFGRQVSGYSLEHLLPEKGGRVDRFLAGSEGTLATVLEATVRLVEDSPGRLLLVLGYPTMPEAADAVPALLAVAPGRLIACEGMDARIADLVRAKGRGVPDLPRGAGWLMVEVAGQDAPDLVRQLAAASNALDSRVVTDPAEAAALWRIREDGAGLAGVSLPTPAHSGWEDAAVPPEHLGAWLRDFEQILADFGLHGYPYGHFGDGCLHCRIDFPFAPDAPESAQVFREFMTACATRLVTYGGSLSGEHGDGRVRSELLPLMYDQTSIDLFEQVKAICDPDDLLNPGNIVRPASITDDLRPTRPRSSPRTSLRLIHDSGDLGAAVHRCTGVGKCVAPKPAGVMCPSYLATREEKDSTRGRARVLQEALDGSLVGGLGTPEVSEALDLCLACKGCASDCPTGIDMATYKSEALHQKHDVLGERRPRSHAMLGQLPKWARLAAPFTGLANASLKVSPLAKIAKKTAGIDQRRSIPTFAPKTLKRSAATARLPETPDVWIWADSFTDHFFAQSGHGAIAWLESQGLTVRVIGEKACCGLTWITTGQLDDARTIMEKTVRTLAPYVSSGVPVVGLEPSCTATLRSDSVELSALPEAEVVRDGMLTFAELVTRLVDEGRVTLPDLTSVEVVAQPHCHQHAVLGWAADEALLTRAGAKVNRVSGCCGLAGNFGVEEGHYEVSVAVAETNLLPAVRSRPDAVVLADGMSCRVQLDDLASVPSMHLAELFASRV
- a CDS encoding MFS transporter, with product MSATATPANPRSRVLVASLIGTTIEFYDFYAYATAAVLVFPALFFPAGDPTTALLASFAVFGAAMVARPIGAIFFGHLGDRLGRKTTLVISLLTMGIATFLIGALPTYQSVGWVATALLVLMRLAQGFALGGEWSGAALVATENAPAGKRAIFGTFPQLGAPLGFIISNGLFLTIAALLSAEGADPTKPSQAFLDWGWRVPFLFSAVMVAVGLWVRLRLVESDVFTKSQDAGLVRKVPLASVVRNQGKQLVLGTFFMLATYVLFYLMTAFSLSFGTAAKDIAVPGLGYGYTTFVLMLIFGVIFFGIFTMVSGPLAERFGRRRLLIVVTLAIIVFGLLWVPLVDAGTPGVLLWLVLGFSLMGLTFGPMGALLPELFPTSVRYTGSGVSYNVASILGAAVAPFIAVALWKQADGSPLLVGVYLSVMAVITLVSLLIGKETRDVVLEEASEKTAVGG
- a CDS encoding ornithine cyclodeaminase family protein, with protein sequence MRILSAADVRSLFTPRLALEAQREAFTRLGAGEASQPPRLLVPGPDSSVSFCYSSRLAPDAPAVSKFGSVNPANAARGLGAVHSVITVLDPETGAPRAIINGDSVTALRTSAATTLAMQQLAPDAARILVVGTGAQARAHLDAFAVSHPGAARTVWGRRTSVATEVADDHGAAVAGELEAAVGAADVVVLCTSSLTPVIEDAWVTDGTVVASVGSFAPDRVELPPSLLARSTVVVDYRASALTDSGPVVEALASGSVDPDRITDLGALLTGTATLDRGTADPVTYFSVGVGVQDAAAAAVILAAAEQHGVGTHADLG
- a CDS encoding NUDIX domain-containing protein, whose amino-acid sequence is MAGRNRGRGGRRRKLPQVQRVGAYAVIIRAGAGEEPEILLSRLSEKVTPEERWTLPGGGIDHGEDPRDAVVREVYEEAGVPVEVGTEARVQSVHQAKAWRLGRRVNSHAIRIVYDGWVPHDAPEPQTMEVDGSTAEAAWLPLAAVTSGEIPTSPLVTDALDMHRPARMQRLAAYAFITRASDDAILLTRISPRGYHAGSWTLPGGGLDFGEHPREALVREVAEECGLTCATGKLLDVHDVNVVGTAPSGRHEEFHGVHLIFAATVPEDAEPRVVEQDGTTDAVRWVSRDELASLPLLDVVTAALDAEKKAAS
- a CDS encoding geranylgeranyl reductase family protein, which translates into the protein MTSSLPHSADVLVVGAGPAGSAAAAWLARAGVDVVLTDAALFPRDKTCGDGLTPRAIHELVRLGLEDWLRAHPVSKGLRAHGFGQTLHLPWPGGSLPDWGSAVPRTELDDHLRTVAIKSGATAVDGVRAVDVRRDGDRIAAVVFATGRDDERVEVACRSVVVADGVRSPLGKVLGREWHRDTVYGVAGRAYIDSDQADDEWISSHLELRDESGQALPGYGWIFPLGSGEVNIGAGALATSKRPADVAIKPLMRHYTSLCRDEFGLRGELRAEKSALLPMGGAVSGVAGANWALIGDAAGCVNPLNGEGIDYGLETGRLVADAIVAGEDLATAWPATLREHYGEAFSVARRLAEIATRPKLVSTLGPAGMRSDWLMTLALRWMGNLVTDDDRDRAAKVWRWAGRRSLAIDSRPPFS